A window of the Verminephrobacter eiseniae EF01-2 genome harbors these coding sequences:
- a CDS encoding c-type cytochrome translates to MFSLAIGLMTAGVMAADLTAQEPPPLSSGAKFVAQTGQQLYQTSCQGCHMADGKGARGVGLYPALANNRNLAVSEFLIFVIMNGKSGMPGFRDYMSDEQIANVANHVRSSFGNNHGPDVTAGFVKDFSSR, encoded by the coding sequence GTGTTTTCCCTGGCCATTGGGCTGATGACTGCGGGTGTGATGGCCGCAGACCTGACGGCCCAAGAACCCCCACCTCTTTCTTCCGGGGCAAAGTTCGTGGCGCAAACGGGGCAGCAGCTCTATCAGACCAGTTGCCAGGGTTGCCACATGGCAGATGGCAAGGGGGCGCGTGGCGTCGGCCTTTATCCCGCCTTGGCCAACAACAGAAATCTGGCGGTGTCCGAGTTCCTCATCTTTGTCATCATGAATGGCAAGAGCGGCATGCCAGGTTTTCGTGACTACATGAGCGATGAGCAGATTGCCAATGTCGCCAACCATGTGCGCAGCAGCTTTGGCAATAACCATGGCCCGGATGTCACGGCAGGTTTCGTCAAAGACTTTTCATCCCGATAA
- a CDS encoding DEAD/DEAH box helicase, producing MPAPEGLTAGAESRAALTGRVFDLAISPAGKVYLESAPGAVDAPVAGVAARIVNAFGRSGAHGLLQLGAAELGSVLAPSLAFGREFAHLFMTRFTGVAALAEQWASVWLPAPSAEFEEWAAAVPPMTGAEYLDGAVLEAWWSDLHAAVREDIAASAGDVDAWLQSRHPSWSLVGRVCFHLAENKRDEQAPFAFLATCASHVSRDARVQHVPLGRALASYGAANDHAGLLRLLLPVHRAAEQSPWLKAMVDAGKVFHPQAWTPRDAHQFLRNVPMFEASGLVVRIPDWWQPRHPTRPQVQVSLGHKAAGLGLDTLLDFRVELTLGGEPLSEEERAQLDAAGDGLIRLKGRWVEVDREKLDAVLAHWKKVQRSAKDGVSWADGMRMLSGVTLDDKAAEALAQTTAEWSGVVAGDWLSHTLAQLRDPGQAVEAADRSDPQPELQAQLRPYQRKGVHWLWWLHRLGLGGCLADDMGLGKTLQVLGLFCLAKREHDPQPHLLVVPASLLANWQAEAKRFAPHLQWLIAHPSVIPSKELAALPAHRLAGVDIVVTSYGTVTRLPWMSDIQWSLIVLDEAQAIKNPGAQQTRKIKTLKSRVRIALTGTPVENRLGDLWSIFDFVCPGLLGSASTFSRFVGGLAKNGHVDYAPLRKLVQPYILRRLKSDKRVIADLPDKTEVKAYCSLSRLQASLYQKSVEALARQLQTLEGIERRGVVLAFLMRFKQICNHPSQWLGDGAYGPSDSGKFARLRELAEAVAGRQEKVLVFTQFQEMTAPLVQFLQSVFARPGLVLHGGTAVKERAALVDAFQREQGPPFFVLSLKAGGTGLNLTAASHVVHFDRWWNPAVENQATDRAYRIGQKKNVLVHKFVCRGTVEERIDALVEAKLGLSNQIIEGGGETLLTELSNDELLRLVALDIGSAVGEAKAG from the coding sequence ATGCCGGCTCCCGAAGGATTGACGGCCGGGGCTGAAAGTCGGGCCGCTCTGACTGGCCGGGTCTTTGACCTTGCCATCTCACCGGCGGGCAAGGTTTATCTGGAGAGTGCGCCAGGCGCTGTCGACGCTCCGGTCGCCGGTGTCGCCGCGCGCATCGTCAACGCCTTCGGGCGCAGCGGTGCGCATGGCTTGCTGCAATTGGGCGCGGCGGAACTGGGCAGCGTTCTTGCCCCGTCGCTCGCCTTCGGGCGCGAGTTCGCACATTTGTTCATGACGCGGTTCACGGGCGTTGCCGCGTTGGCCGAGCAATGGGCCAGCGTCTGGCTGCCGGCGCCGAGCGCCGAGTTCGAGGAATGGGCCGCTGCGGTGCCGCCGATGACCGGGGCGGAGTACCTCGACGGCGCGGTGCTCGAGGCCTGGTGGTCGGATCTGCACGCGGCAGTGCGCGAGGACATCGCGGCCAGCGCCGGTGACGTCGATGCCTGGCTGCAAAGCAGGCATCCGAGCTGGAGCCTGGTCGGCCGGGTCTGCTTTCACCTGGCAGAGAACAAGCGCGATGAGCAGGCCCCGTTTGCCTTTCTCGCCACCTGCGCGAGCCATGTGTCCCGGGACGCCCGCGTGCAGCATGTGCCTTTGGGGCGGGCGCTGGCCAGCTATGGCGCGGCCAATGACCACGCCGGCCTGCTGCGGCTGCTCTTGCCGGTGCACAGGGCGGCCGAGCAAAGCCCGTGGCTCAAGGCCATGGTCGATGCGGGCAAGGTCTTTCATCCGCAGGCCTGGACGCCCCGCGATGCGCACCAGTTTCTGCGCAACGTGCCGATGTTCGAGGCCAGCGGACTCGTGGTGCGCATCCCCGATTGGTGGCAGCCCCGGCACCCGACCCGGCCGCAAGTCCAGGTGAGCCTGGGGCACAAGGCGGCGGGCCTGGGCCTGGATACGCTGCTCGACTTCAGGGTCGAACTGACGCTCGGCGGCGAGCCACTGTCCGAAGAAGAACGCGCGCAATTGGATGCGGCCGGCGATGGTCTGATCCGGCTCAAGGGGCGCTGGGTCGAGGTCGACCGCGAGAAGCTCGACGCCGTGCTGGCCCATTGGAAGAAGGTGCAGCGCTCGGCCAAGGACGGTGTTTCCTGGGCCGACGGAATGCGCATGCTCTCGGGCGTGACGCTCGACGACAAGGCGGCTGAGGCGCTGGCGCAAACCACGGCCGAGTGGTCTGGCGTGGTGGCGGGCGATTGGTTGAGCCACACGCTGGCGCAACTGCGCGACCCGGGTCAGGCCGTCGAGGCCGCCGATCGATCCGATCCACAGCCGGAACTCCAGGCCCAACTGCGGCCTTATCAGCGCAAGGGGGTGCATTGGCTGTGGTGGCTCCACCGGCTGGGGCTGGGCGGCTGCCTGGCCGACGACATGGGGCTGGGCAAGACGCTGCAGGTGCTCGGTCTGTTTTGCCTGGCCAAGCGCGAGCATGACCCGCAACCGCATCTGCTGGTCGTGCCGGCTTCGCTGCTGGCCAACTGGCAGGCCGAGGCCAAGCGCTTCGCTCCCCATCTGCAATGGCTGATCGCCCATCCTTCGGTGATCCCGTCGAAGGAATTGGCCGCATTGCCCGCACACCGGCTGGCGGGCGTCGACATTGTCGTGACCAGCTACGGCACCGTGACACGCTTGCCCTGGATGAGCGACATTCAATGGTCGCTGATCGTGCTCGACGAAGCGCAGGCGATCAAGAACCCCGGCGCGCAGCAGACCCGCAAGATCAAGACACTCAAGAGCCGCGTGCGCATCGCGCTGACCGGCACGCCGGTGGAGAACCGGCTCGGCGACCTGTGGTCGATCTTCGACTTCGTTTGCCCGGGGCTGCTCGGCTCGGCAAGCACCTTCTCCCGCTTCGTCGGCGGCCTGGCGAAAAACGGGCATGTCGACTACGCGCCGCTGCGCAAACTGGTGCAACCCTACATCCTGCGGCGCCTCAAAAGCGACAAGCGGGTGATTGCCGATCTGCCCGACAAGACCGAGGTCAAAGCCTACTGCTCGCTGAGCAGGCTACAGGCGAGCCTGTACCAGAAGTCGGTCGAGGCGCTGGCCAGGCAATTGCAGACGCTGGAGGGAATCGAGCGGCGTGGCGTGGTTCTGGCCTTTCTGATGCGCTTCAAGCAGATTTGCAACCATCCTTCGCAATGGCTGGGCGACGGCGCGTATGGGCCGTCAGACAGCGGCAAGTTCGCCCGCTTGCGGGAACTGGCCGAGGCGGTCGCCGGGCGCCAGGAGAAAGTGCTGGTGTTCACCCAGTTCCAGGAAATGACGGCACCACTTGTGCAATTTTTGCAAAGCGTGTTCGCCCGCCCGGGGCTGGTGCTGCACGGCGGCACTGCGGTCAAGGAGCGCGCAGCGCTGGTGGATGCCTTCCAGCGCGAGCAGGGGCCGCCGTTCTTCGTGCTGTCGCTCAAGGCGGGCGGTACCGGCCTGAACCTGACCGCCGCATCGCATGTAGTCCATTTCGATCGATGGTGGAACCCGGCGGTGGAAAATCAGGCCACCGACCGCGCCTATCGCATCGGGCAGAAAAAAAATGTGCTGGTGCACAAATTCGTTTGCCGTGGCACCGTGGAAGAGAGAATCGACGCCTTGGTCGAGGCCAAACTGGGTTTGTCGAACCAGATCATCGAAGGCGGCGGGGAAACGCTGTTGACCGAGCTGAGCAACGACGAGTTATTGCGCCTGGTGGCGCTGGATATTGGCAGCGCGGTCGGCGAGGCCAAGGCGGGGTGA
- a CDS encoding SWIM zinc finger family protein: MGFRYGGWAPYIPVAQRQYQARQKIAALKRQQGYVCQPVAIEGRTIAKSFWGKAWCDNLEAYSDFSNRLPRGQTYVRNGSVIDLRVETGKIRALVSGSDIYTVEIGVQPLAATMWDAIIKKCSGKIDSLVELLQGRLSRAVMETVTHQGQGLFPLPRQISLRCSCPDGASMCKHVAAVLYGVGARLDKEPELLFRLRHVDPQELTRKIGALPPDEAPGTLDDSDLSALFGIDIGAATPPPPVAAATRKRPQTDQTARRIQSSPVASRKRPQASKPAAAPPGAVRAAPPAAASAKTGSAAAPRRARGGTRAKTVTASDLIARGVARHMLQSWIAGGVLLRTGQRGVYGTTAQTEARIAAYLARVAGR, encoded by the coding sequence ATGGGATTCCGATACGGCGGTTGGGCGCCTTACATTCCCGTGGCGCAACGCCAGTACCAGGCCCGGCAGAAAATCGCAGCGTTGAAACGGCAGCAAGGGTATGTCTGCCAGCCTGTCGCGATCGAAGGGCGCACCATCGCCAAGAGCTTCTGGGGCAAGGCCTGGTGCGACAACCTGGAGGCGTACAGCGATTTCTCGAACCGGCTGCCGCGCGGCCAAACCTATGTGCGCAACGGCTCGGTCATCGATCTGCGCGTCGAGACGGGCAAGATCCGGGCGCTGGTGTCCGGCTCGGACATCTATACGGTCGAGATCGGCGTGCAGCCACTGGCGGCGACCATGTGGGACGCGATCATCAAGAAATGCTCGGGCAAGATCGACTCACTGGTCGAACTGCTGCAGGGCCGCTTGTCCCGGGCCGTGATGGAAACGGTGACACACCAGGGCCAGGGGCTGTTCCCGTTGCCCCGGCAAATCAGCCTGCGTTGCAGTTGCCCGGACGGGGCCTCGATGTGCAAGCATGTCGCGGCCGTGTTGTACGGCGTCGGCGCGCGGCTGGACAAAGAGCCCGAACTGCTGTTTCGACTGCGGCATGTCGATCCGCAGGAGTTGACCCGGAAGATCGGCGCCCTGCCCCCGGACGAGGCCCCAGGCACATTGGACGACAGCGATCTGTCGGCCTTGTTTGGCATCGATATCGGCGCTGCAACGCCGCCACCGCCTGTCGCTGCAGCGACGCGCAAGCGCCCGCAGACAGATCAAACCGCTCGGCGTATCCAGAGTTCACCGGTAGCGTCGCGCAAGCGTCCGCAGGCGTCGAAACCGGCCGCTGCGCCACCTGGGGCGGTGAGGGCTGCGCCGCCCGCAGCGGCGTCGGCAAAAACCGGCAGCGCGGCAGCGCCGCGCCGGGCGCGCGGCGGGACCAGGGCCAAGACCGTGACCGCCAGCGACCTGATCGCGCGCGGCGTTGCGCGGCACATGCTGCAAAGCTGGATCGCTGGCGGTGTTCTGCTGCGCACCGGGCAGCGCGGGGTGTACGGGACGACGGCGCAGACCGAAGCGCGGATCGCCGCTTATCTGGCGCGGGTGGCCGGGCGCTGA
- a CDS encoding LacI family DNA-binding transcriptional regulator, with product MKPKSVGIRDVAKHVGVSTASISRTLNSPESVSSELRMRIDAAIAELGYIPDAAARALSSRRTRTIGAIIPTVDNAMFARGIEALQSYLSLQGYLLLLATSGYDPETEARQAQNMASRGVDGLILRGDTHTDALRRLLAAQQIPFINVGVYHPDKPYASVGGDNGAAAWRACRYLIELGHRRIGMVAALTRNNDRAAARVAGVRRALAESGLALRASWYIEVPYHLDDARQGARWLLSSPREDWPTAVVCGNDVIAYGVLLEAERRGLKVPDELSVMGFDDLEWSRHLRPSLTTMHVPTDEVWSRAGEYLVNALSGRQTTLHHEVDVHLVVRESTARPWTSGAAHSAGSDMGTQATQEIFHADG from the coding sequence ATGAAGCCAAAATCAGTTGGAATCCGGGACGTTGCCAAACATGTGGGCGTTTCCACGGCCTCGATCTCGCGCACGCTGAACAGCCCGGAGTCGGTCAGTTCCGAACTGCGCATGCGCATCGACGCGGCGATCGCCGAGTTGGGCTACATCCCCGATGCGGCGGCCCGCGCGCTATCGTCGCGGCGCACGCGCACCATCGGCGCGATCATTCCTACGGTGGACAACGCCATGTTTGCGCGCGGCATCGAAGCGCTGCAGAGCTACCTGTCACTGCAAGGCTACCTGCTGCTGCTGGCCACCAGCGGCTACGACCCCGAGACCGAGGCACGCCAAGCGCAGAACATGGCCAGCCGCGGCGTCGACGGGCTGATCCTGCGCGGCGACACGCACACCGATGCGTTGCGTCGGCTGCTCGCCGCGCAGCAGATCCCGTTCATCAATGTCGGCGTGTACCACCCGGACAAGCCATACGCCTCGGTCGGCGGCGACAACGGGGCCGCGGCCTGGCGCGCCTGCCGCTACTTGATCGAACTCGGCCACCGGCGCATCGGCATGGTCGCCGCCTTGACGCGCAACAACGACCGGGCCGCAGCGCGCGTCGCGGGTGTGCGGCGCGCCCTGGCCGAGAGCGGGTTGGCACTTCGGGCCTCGTGGTACATCGAAGTGCCCTATCACCTCGACGATGCGCGCCAGGGCGCACGGTGGCTGCTCTCGTCCCCCCGGGAAGATTGGCCCACGGCGGTGGTCTGCGGCAACGACGTGATCGCGTATGGCGTGCTGCTCGAGGCCGAACGGCGCGGACTGAAGGTGCCCGACGAGCTTTCCGTGATGGGCTTTGACGACCTTGAATGGAGTCGTCATCTGCGGCCCAGCCTGACGACGATGCATGTGCCGACGGATGAGGTCTGGAGCCGCGCCGGCGAATACCTGGTCAACGCGCTATCCGGCCGGCAAACCACGCTGCACCATGAAGTCGATGTGCACTTGGTGGTGCGCGAATCGACCGCGCGGCCATGGACATCCGGCGCCGCCCACTCGGCCGGCAGCGACATGGGCACACAGGCAACGCAAGAGATTTTCCATGCTGACGGATGA
- a CDS encoding NADP-dependent malic enzyme, translated as MTQSISPAEQALRDAAREYHRNPRRGKISVTPTKPLSNQRDLSLAYSPGVAYPCLDIAADPARAFDYTSRGNLVAVITNGTAVLGLGDIGPLASKPVMEGKGCLFQKFAGVDVFDIELAERDPDKLIEIIAALEPTLGGINLEDIKAPECFYIERELSRRMNIPVFHDDQHGTAIISSAALLNGLELVGKEIGSVKVAVSGAGAAAIACVGVMVGLGVKAQNVFMCDSKGVIYEDRPGGYDESKARYAQRTDARTLADAVNGADVFLGCSAPGVLTAEMVKTMAPRPIILALANPEPEIRPELARAIRPDCIIATGRSDYPNQVNNVLCFPYIFRGALDCGATRITEAMKLACVRQIADLAKADISEEVASAYAGKELAFGPDYLIPTPFDSRLILKIAPAVAQAAADSGVATRPITDMEAYKETLTRFVYQTGMLMRPVINAAKALPDAQKRVAYADGEDERALRAAQMALDDRIALPVLIGRPAVIAARIDKAGLRMQLGKDVQVCNPEDDPRFRQYWEHYHQRMKRDGATPEMAKAAVRRSNTIIAALMVALGDADAMICGLVGTYETHLERIHSILGRQEGVNDYAALNALMTQRGTLFIADTYVNEDPTAQQLADIAWMSVQEVQRFGLPPKVAFLSHSSYGSSRRASAKKMRLARDLFVAAHPDIECDGELHGDAALEPKIRSAYLADSTLTDSANLLICPNIDAANILYNVLKTTTSGGVTVGPILMGVAATACILTPAATVRRVLNMTALAVASAAARPR; from the coding sequence ATGACACAGAGCATTTCCCCCGCCGAGCAGGCACTGCGTGACGCTGCGCGTGAATACCATCGCAACCCCCGCCGAGGCAAGATTTCGGTCACTCCCACCAAGCCCCTGTCGAACCAGCGCGATCTGTCGCTGGCCTACTCGCCCGGCGTGGCCTACCCCTGCCTGGACATTGCCGCAGACCCGGCCCGGGCGTTCGATTACACCTCGCGCGGCAATCTGGTGGCCGTGATCACCAATGGCACGGCGGTGCTGGGTCTGGGCGACATCGGCCCGCTGGCCAGCAAGCCGGTGATGGAGGGCAAGGGCTGCCTGTTCCAGAAGTTTGCCGGCGTGGATGTGTTCGACATCGAACTGGCCGAGCGCGACCCGGACAAGCTGATCGAGATCATTGCGGCGCTGGAGCCTACGCTGGGTGGCATCAACCTGGAGGACATCAAGGCGCCCGAGTGCTTCTACATCGAGCGCGAACTGTCCCGGCGCATGAACATCCCGGTGTTCCACGACGACCAGCATGGAACGGCCATCATTTCCAGCGCCGCTTTGCTCAACGGCCTGGAACTGGTGGGCAAGGAGATCGGTTCGGTCAAGGTTGCCGTATCGGGCGCCGGCGCTGCGGCCATTGCCTGCGTGGGGGTGATGGTGGGCCTGGGGGTGAAGGCGCAAAACGTCTTCATGTGCGATTCCAAGGGCGTGATCTACGAAGACCGTCCCGGCGGCTACGATGAATCCAAGGCCCGCTACGCGCAACGAACCGATGCGCGCACGCTGGCCGACGCGGTCAACGGCGCCGATGTGTTCCTGGGCTGCTCGGCCCCGGGTGTGCTCACGGCCGAGATGGTCAAGACCATGGCGCCCCGGCCCATCATCCTGGCGCTGGCCAATCCGGAGCCCGAGATCCGCCCCGAACTGGCCCGGGCCATCCGCCCGGACTGCATCATCGCCACGGGCCGGTCGGACTACCCGAACCAGGTCAACAACGTGCTGTGCTTTCCCTATATCTTCCGTGGCGCGCTCGATTGCGGCGCGACCCGGATCACCGAGGCCATGAAGCTGGCCTGCGTGCGCCAGATCGCCGACCTGGCCAAGGCCGACATCAGTGAAGAGGTGGCCAGCGCCTACGCGGGCAAGGAGCTTGCCTTTGGCCCCGACTACCTGATACCGACGCCGTTCGACTCGCGCCTGATCCTGAAGATCGCGCCCGCCGTGGCCCAGGCGGCAGCCGATTCGGGCGTGGCCACGCGGCCCATCACCGACATGGAGGCTTACAAGGAGACCCTCACACGCTTCGTCTACCAGACCGGCATGTTGATGCGGCCGGTGATCAACGCGGCCAAGGCCCTGCCCGATGCGCAAAAGCGGGTCGCCTACGCCGACGGCGAGGACGAGCGCGCGTTGCGCGCGGCGCAGATGGCGCTCGACGACCGGATTGCGCTGCCGGTGCTGATCGGCCGGCCTGCGGTGATCGCCGCCCGCATCGACAAAGCCGGCCTGCGCATGCAGTTGGGCAAGGATGTGCAGGTCTGCAATCCGGAGGACGACCCACGCTTTCGCCAATATTGGGAGCATTACCACCAGCGCATGAAACGCGACGGCGCCACGCCCGAAATGGCCAAGGCGGCAGTGCGCCGCTCCAACACCATCATCGCCGCGCTGATGGTGGCGCTGGGCGACGCCGATGCGATGATCTGCGGCCTGGTGGGCACCTATGAAACGCATCTGGAGCGCATCCACAGCATCCTGGGCCGCCAGGAGGGCGTGAACGACTATGCCGCGCTCAACGCCCTGATGACCCAGCGTGGCACGCTCTTCATTGCCGACACCTACGTCAACGAAGACCCCACGGCGCAGCAGTTGGCGGACATTGCCTGGATGTCGGTGCAGGAGGTGCAGCGCTTTGGTCTGCCCCCGAAGGTGGCGTTCCTGTCGCACTCCAGCTATGGCTCTTCCCGGCGCGCATCGGCCAAAAAGATGCGCCTGGCGCGCGACCTGTTCGTGGCCGCCCATCCCGACATCGAATGCGACGGCGAACTGCACGGCGACGCTGCGCTCGAGCCCAAAATCCGCAGCGCCTATCTGGCGGACTCGACGCTGACCGATTCGGCCAACCTGCTGATCTGCCCGAACATCGATGCGGCCAACATCCTGTACAACGTGCTCAAAACCACCACCAGCGGCGGCGTGACCGTAGGCCCGATCCTGATGGGCGTCGCGGCCACGGCCTGCATCCTGACCCCGGCCGCCACCGTGCGCCGGGTGCTGAACATGACGGCACTGGCCGTTGCCAGCGCGGCTGCGCGTCCCCGGTAA
- a CDS encoding NAD(P)/FAD-dependent oxidoreductase: MMQMPPKFSKRQLLLSIGKTAGAATMYQAMTALGFAAESDYKGSPQLTGAPKGTRVLVLGGGLAGMTAAYELRKAGYAVRILEYNPRAGGRCWTIRGGDVYTELGGATQKCAFDPGLYINPGPWRIPYHHHAVLDYCKKFGVRLEPFIQVNYNALVHSTKAFGGKPQIYRHVQADFQGHTAELLGKAINAGALDEQFVPEDREKLLDALTRWGGLTKDRTYGPSLQSSLFRGFEVAPGGGLMPAQKFSTPMDYKELIASGLWKRISAGQDIEFQSSIFQPAGGMDMISKAFEREVKTLIRYNTKIVKIHQDDKKVRVTFKNSDGTGQEQTETADWCVCTIPLSILSQIPLTVGPAMHAAINAVPYGSSVKIGLQFKRRFWEQDEQIYGGISYTDTPIQRIAYPNSDYGKPGKGVLLGAYLWEGVNAYEFTAMSPAQRIRKAVEYGNLLHEQYAREFDNGVAVAWHRVPWVNGCYGHWTDPMREKHYNNLCQIDNRIVLAGEHASFIPAWMEGAVLSALDATERLHQTIVATAKTA, encoded by the coding sequence ATGATGCAAATGCCGCCGAAATTTTCCAAACGCCAGCTTCTTCTTTCCATCGGAAAGACTGCCGGCGCAGCGACGATGTACCAGGCCATGACGGCCCTGGGGTTTGCGGCGGAATCCGATTACAAGGGCTCACCCCAGCTGACAGGTGCTCCCAAAGGAACCCGCGTTCTGGTTCTGGGAGGCGGCCTGGCGGGCATGACGGCGGCGTATGAATTGCGCAAAGCGGGTTATGCGGTCAGGATTCTCGAATACAACCCGAGAGCCGGCGGCCGCTGCTGGACGATCCGCGGCGGTGACGTTTATACGGAACTGGGCGGTGCCACGCAAAAATGCGCATTCGATCCCGGGCTCTATATCAATCCCGGGCCTTGGCGCATTCCCTATCACCACCATGCAGTCCTTGATTACTGCAAGAAGTTCGGTGTCAGACTCGAGCCGTTCATACAGGTGAACTACAATGCCCTGGTACATTCGACCAAGGCATTTGGCGGCAAGCCGCAAATATACCGTCATGTCCAGGCCGATTTTCAAGGCCATACGGCAGAACTGCTCGGCAAGGCGATCAATGCCGGGGCGCTCGATGAGCAATTCGTGCCGGAGGACAGGGAAAAACTGCTCGATGCGCTGACGCGCTGGGGTGGGCTGACGAAGGACAGGACCTATGGCCCATCGCTGCAGTCGAGTTTGTTCCGCGGGTTTGAGGTGGCGCCGGGTGGCGGACTGATGCCGGCGCAGAAATTCTCGACACCGATGGATTACAAGGAATTGATCGCTTCGGGGCTGTGGAAAAGAATTTCCGCCGGTCAGGATATCGAATTCCAAAGCAGCATTTTCCAGCCGGCAGGTGGCATGGACATGATCTCCAAGGCATTCGAACGCGAGGTGAAAACACTCATCCGCTACAACACGAAAATCGTCAAAATTCACCAGGACGACAAGAAAGTCCGGGTCACCTTCAAGAACAGCGACGGCACCGGACAGGAGCAGACCGAGACCGCCGACTGGTGTGTCTGCACCATACCGCTGTCGATCCTGAGCCAGATTCCGCTGACGGTCGGCCCTGCCATGCACGCTGCGATCAACGCCGTGCCATACGGGTCTTCGGTCAAGATCGGCCTGCAGTTCAAGCGCCGGTTTTGGGAGCAGGATGAGCAGATCTATGGCGGCATCAGTTATACCGACACGCCGATCCAGCGGATAGCCTATCCGAATTCGGACTATGGCAAACCCGGAAAAGGAGTTTTGCTGGGGGCTTATCTGTGGGAGGGCGTCAACGCTTACGAGTTTACCGCCATGTCCCCGGCACAACGGATTCGCAAGGCAGTGGAATATGGCAACCTGCTGCACGAACAATATGCCAGGGAGTTCGATAACGGCGTCGCCGTGGCTTGGCACCGGGTTCCCTGGGTCAACGGCTGCTATGGCCACTGGACCGATCCGATGCGTGAAAAGCATTACAACAACCTGTGCCAAATCGACAACCGCATCGTTCTTGCCGGTGAACATGCCTCCTTCATTCCGGCCTGGATGGAAGGCGCTGTGCTGTCGGCGCTGGATGCCACCGAACGCCTGCACCAAACGATTGTCGCCACCGCAAAAACGGCCTGA
- a CDS encoding RidA family protein, which translates to MMQKSFAVLALAGLVFASSARADEVIRHKIPGSDFPISLAIEIPPGSTVVNLSGAVPAVIDPKADPNSVAAFGDTQAQVVSVLKRIEGTLKSLNLGMSDVIKMQVFLVKDPALGKVDLAGLMKGYKQFFGTPEQPNLPTRSAFEIAGLANPGWLVEIEVSAVRPKK; encoded by the coding sequence ATGATGCAGAAATCGTTTGCCGTTCTCGCCCTTGCAGGGCTGGTATTTGCCAGCAGTGCCCGTGCAGATGAGGTGATCCGCCATAAGATTCCGGGGTCGGATTTTCCGATCTCCCTGGCGATCGAGATTCCCCCGGGATCGACCGTGGTCAACCTGAGCGGTGCCGTCCCGGCTGTCATCGACCCCAAGGCCGACCCCAACAGCGTTGCCGCCTTTGGCGATACGCAAGCGCAGGTCGTCAGTGTGCTCAAAAGGATCGAGGGAACCCTGAAATCATTGAATCTGGGCATGTCCGATGTCATCAAGATGCAGGTTTTTCTGGTGAAAGACCCGGCGCTGGGAAAAGTGGATTTGGCCGGGCTGATGAAGGGATACAAACAATTTTTCGGCACGCCCGAGCAGCCCAATCTGCCAACGCGCTCGGCCTTTGAGATTGCCGGACTTGCCAATCCTGGCTGGCTTGTCGAGATCGAGGTCAGTGCGGTGCGGCCCAAAAAATAG